One genomic segment of Amycolatopsis sp. WQ 127309 includes these proteins:
- a CDS encoding TetR/AcrR family transcriptional regulator: protein MDAEHNRRHLVTVAHAAFARDGADLPVREIARRAGLAPATVHRHFPSRDDLLAAVLAGQVERCAQQLRAALADPDSRRALTRTFHRFGEWQVQERGLVEALGGPAFAGRRREHAEAFGRLVERARDEGVLRPRVSVDDARVALMAITSARTAAVARQLTGVLLTGLLAG from the coding sequence GTGGACGCCGAACACAACCGGCGTCACCTGGTGACGGTCGCGCACGCGGCGTTCGCGCGGGACGGCGCGGACCTGCCGGTGCGCGAGATCGCCCGGCGCGCGGGGCTGGCCCCGGCGACGGTCCACCGGCACTTCCCGTCCCGCGACGACCTCCTCGCCGCCGTGCTCGCCGGGCAGGTCGAGCGGTGCGCGCAGCAGCTGCGGGCCGCGCTCGCCGACCCGGACAGCCGCCGCGCGCTGACCCGGACGTTCCACCGCTTCGGCGAATGGCAGGTCCAGGAGCGCGGCCTCGTCGAGGCACTGGGCGGCCCGGCGTTCGCCGGCCGCCGCCGCGAGCACGCCGAGGCGTTCGGCCGGCTGGTCGAGCGGGCCCGCGACGAAGGCGTGCTGCGGCCCCGCGTCTCGGTCGACGACGCCCGCGTCGCGTTGATGGCGATCACGTCGGCGCGGACGGCGGCGGTGGCCCGGCAGCTGACCGGGGTGTTGCTGACGGGACTGCTCGCCGGCTAG
- a CDS encoding helix-turn-helix domain-containing protein, with product MFTLRVDAETVSRTRLSPSPASESVAWLKLVAGSGRHAVFGDPGPLARASLAHPDVALLAELLPRGGDGYTPDLLTPQPGAGTGPRELLDEQLARIEATAQDDLEFQILDGTRAHWSRPLPTAVRRIAESGRMQHRLAAGLARFWRDALSAGWPELRSIIDQDIAHRAQTLVGHGVGRVLGTLHPDIGWTGDAITFDARWEGEIDVAGRDLVLAPSVLGWPGAVIQVDVPGQVVLYYPAHRVGAGRDRKPATIARVVGVARAALLADLETARSTAELATRIGYTPGTVSYHLSALHRAGLVSKVRDGRFVLYQRTSEAGVLTEG from the coding sequence GTGTTCACGCTGCGGGTCGACGCCGAGACGGTGTCCCGGACCCGCCTGTCGCCGTCCCCGGCGTCGGAGTCCGTGGCGTGGCTGAAGCTCGTCGCCGGCTCGGGGCGGCATGCGGTCTTCGGGGATCCCGGGCCGCTCGCCCGCGCGTCGCTCGCCCACCCGGACGTCGCCCTGCTCGCGGAGCTGCTGCCGCGGGGCGGTGACGGCTACACCCCCGACCTGCTCACGCCCCAGCCGGGCGCGGGCACCGGACCGCGCGAGCTGCTCGACGAACAGCTCGCCCGGATCGAGGCGACGGCGCAGGACGACCTCGAGTTCCAGATCCTCGACGGCACCCGGGCCCACTGGAGCCGGCCGCTCCCCACCGCGGTCCGCCGGATCGCGGAGTCGGGGCGGATGCAGCACCGCCTCGCCGCGGGGCTGGCCCGGTTCTGGCGCGACGCCCTGTCCGCGGGCTGGCCCGAGCTGCGCTCGATCATCGACCAGGACATCGCCCACCGCGCGCAGACCCTCGTCGGCCACGGCGTCGGGCGGGTGCTCGGCACGCTGCACCCCGACATCGGCTGGACGGGCGACGCGATCACCTTCGACGCGCGGTGGGAGGGCGAAATCGACGTCGCGGGCCGGGATCTGGTCCTCGCTCCGAGTGTTCTCGGCTGGCCCGGCGCGGTCATCCAGGTCGACGTGCCCGGGCAGGTCGTGCTCTACTACCCGGCCCACCGGGTCGGCGCCGGCCGGGACCGCAAACCGGCCACGATCGCGCGGGTGGTGGGCGTCGCCCGCGCGGCGCTGCTGGCGGACCTCGAGACCGCCCGGTCGACCGCGGAGCTGGCCACCCGGATCGGCTACACCCCGGGCACGGTGTCCTACCACCTCAGCGCCCTGCACCGCGCGGGCCTCGTCAGCAAGGTCCGCGACGGGCGTTTCGTTCTGTACCAACGGACTTCCGAGGCGGGCGTCCTCACCGAGGGCTAG
- a CDS encoding TOMM precursor leader peptide-binding protein, with translation MTDPLVGFKRHLSVTVVPGDAVYVVSEDDATALRGPHLEALVPLLDGTRDFAALRRALPGDVPADEAAGVLDHLAEAGLISLRQPGTDPAYWDAAGAAGGQGGRIALRGADPGSAAAAALRAAGLEIDGAADLSVVLCDDYLAAHLSDVDAEHRALGRPWLPAKTVGARLWIGPFFTPGDGPCWHCLAARLWGNRPAEAHVRDTLGLAGPLPRPAVAFAPLTAVALNLVALEAAKWLAGLRYPGQRTLWTFDSRDLTGERHAVRARPQCRSCGRPDLVRERTRRPVRLESRPKAHLAGGGHRSRPPEEVLAAYRHLVSPVTGVVKELRRDTRGPALFASYLAGPNVALGRRGAERLRTALRSENGGKGVTPIEAEVGALCEALERHSGHHDGDEERVRGSFRALGAAAVHPGTCLLFHERQIDGDPFDEDAVLDWTPVWSLTRGEHRLFPTALLYFGGPAGPVFADSNGNAAGSSLEDATLQGMLEVVERDAVALWWYNRTRQPGVDLAAFGDPWLAELRAAYAGLGRELWVLDVTSDLGVPVMAAVSRRTGGPREEIAFGFGAHLDPAVALRRALTELNQLLLAIPDGSDSSDSSDGSRWSREATVANQPYLVPDPERAALGPGDYGYTYTPDLLADVRSLQDRLERAGLEVFLLDQTRPDIGLPVVKVIVPGMRGFRPRFAPGRLYDVPVRLGRVTEPTAYDDLNPMPIFL, from the coding sequence GTGACCGATCCGCTGGTCGGGTTCAAGCGCCACCTGAGCGTCACCGTGGTGCCCGGCGACGCGGTGTACGTGGTGTCCGAGGACGACGCCACGGCCTTGCGCGGGCCGCACCTGGAGGCGCTGGTCCCGTTGCTCGACGGCACCCGGGACTTCGCGGCGCTGCGCCGCGCGCTGCCCGGCGACGTCCCCGCCGACGAGGCCGCCGGGGTCCTCGATCACCTCGCCGAAGCGGGGCTGATCTCCCTGCGGCAGCCCGGCACGGACCCGGCCTACTGGGACGCGGCGGGCGCCGCCGGTGGCCAGGGCGGCCGGATCGCGCTGCGGGGAGCGGACCCCGGCTCCGCGGCCGCGGCCGCCCTGCGGGCCGCCGGGCTCGAGATCGACGGGGCCGCGGACCTGTCCGTGGTGCTGTGCGACGACTACCTCGCCGCTCATCTGTCCGATGTGGACGCCGAGCACCGCGCGCTGGGCCGGCCGTGGCTGCCGGCCAAGACCGTCGGCGCGCGGCTGTGGATCGGCCCGTTCTTCACGCCGGGGGACGGTCCGTGCTGGCACTGCCTCGCCGCCCGGTTGTGGGGCAACCGCCCCGCCGAGGCGCACGTGCGCGACACGCTGGGGCTGGCCGGTCCGCTGCCGCGGCCGGCGGTGGCGTTCGCCCCGCTCACCGCGGTCGCGCTCAACCTGGTGGCGCTGGAGGCGGCCAAGTGGCTCGCCGGGCTGCGGTACCCGGGCCAGCGGACGCTGTGGACGTTCGACAGCCGTGATCTGACCGGCGAACGGCACGCCGTGCGCGCCCGGCCGCAGTGCCGCTCCTGCGGCCGGCCCGACCTGGTGCGGGAGCGGACGCGCCGGCCCGTGCGGCTGGAGTCCCGGCCCAAGGCCCACCTCGCCGGGGGCGGGCACCGGTCCCGGCCGCCGGAAGAGGTCCTCGCCGCCTACCGGCACCTGGTCAGCCCGGTGACCGGCGTCGTCAAGGAGCTTCGCCGCGACACGCGGGGCCCGGCCCTGTTCGCCTCGTACCTCGCCGGCCCCAACGTCGCGCTGGGCCGCCGCGGCGCCGAACGGCTGCGCACGGCGCTGCGAAGCGAAAACGGCGGCAAGGGCGTCACCCCGATCGAGGCCGAGGTGGGCGCGCTGTGCGAGGCCCTCGAACGCCACAGCGGCCACCACGACGGCGACGAGGAACGGGTGCGGGGCAGCTTCCGCGCGCTCGGCGCCGCGGCTGTGCACCCCGGCACCTGCCTGCTGTTCCACGAACGCCAGATCGACGGCGACCCGTTCGACGAGGACGCCGTCCTCGACTGGACGCCGGTGTGGTCGCTGACCCGCGGCGAGCACCGGTTGTTCCCGACCGCGCTGCTGTACTTCGGCGGGCCCGCCGGCCCGGTGTTCGCCGACTCCAACGGCAACGCCGCCGGCAGCAGCCTGGAGGACGCGACGCTGCAGGGGATGCTGGAGGTCGTGGAACGCGACGCCGTCGCGCTGTGGTGGTACAACCGCACGCGGCAGCCCGGGGTCGACCTGGCCGCGTTCGGCGATCCCTGGCTCGCCGAGCTGCGGGCGGCCTACGCCGGCCTGGGGCGCGAGCTGTGGGTGCTGGACGTGACGTCCGACCTGGGCGTGCCGGTGATGGCGGCGGTGTCCCGGCGCACCGGCGGGCCGCGCGAGGAGATCGCGTTCGGCTTCGGCGCGCACCTCGATCCGGCCGTCGCCCTGCGGCGCGCGCTCACCGAGCTGAACCAGCTGCTGCTCGCGATCCCCGACGGCTCCGACAGTTCCGACAGCTCCGACGGCTCGCGCTGGTCGCGGGAGGCCACGGTGGCGAACCAGCCGTACCTGGTGCCCGATCCGGAGCGCGCCGCGCTCGGCCCCGGCGACTACGGCTACACCTACACACCCGACCTGCTGGCGGACGTGCGATCACTGCAGGACCGGCTGGAACGCGCCGGGCTGGAGGTGTTCCTGCTCGACCAGACGCGCCCGGACATCGGCCTGCCCGTGGTGAAGGTGATCGTGCCCGGCATGCGGGGCTTCCGGCCGCGGTTCGCGCCGGGCCGCCTCTACGACGTCCCCGTGCGGCTCGGCCGGGTGACCGAGCCCACGGCGTACGACGACCTCAACCCGATGCCGATCTTCCTCTAG